TTTCGCTTGTTTCCATTACTAGTTTAAATTCTGTATGTGAcggctatatatatatacatagaatgaaaagattatgcgatcagaattagttagggtcagGTGGCAgtgggcggagagggccggccgtcaggccggcccgaccatgcatacgaaaatgtaggagtagtctttcaaaactgaaagctcaccctatatatatgtatggtcagagtgagaccctgttttttctctcatctccgcagcgtgtttacaagcaatatgtaaacaaacgccgcgccgggacaggcttacgttgccgcggagcgtgcaagaatacgaaaaattcaatacagtattagcgatagttttttgcaaatatctcgagaactaaaagcggacccccctatattggaaaaggaaaaagttgttcaaaatgtgttgctgtataacatatcaaaatttcatcaaaatcggaggacGCAGACCTGTTCGCAATAATTaccaaataatcttttatttgcaaataagaaataatatatgcatcatttttggaattatttaaataatttttatttaaataaaaagtttagttattatttgtaattaaaatcacacgtttatatattatttgaaataaaatttgcccaacactggcgtcatatcgaaacgccgtggtaaaatgtcaaagataataaCGTTCGACCGAAAAATCTCGGTGTATCTGTCCTTTCGATTgataacaaacattatagtataataatacgtagtaactttgtaaacaccgcacggagctcacaaacgcacactgacgcacactgagctccttcggtgcgaagcgggtcagtggagtggggatgagtcagagtgggaacgcgtagtggagtaggaagcgctgtcgcgcggctggcgatcgctgaacgcgatgacgtaggcTTCGCGGGGAGGTGAATAGGtaattatttaattgttatttctccgaaacggatagacttttaaaaaaaatttttttgaataatgcactgtcatccagttctgagctatgtttaaaatttcaagcctctagctcatcaggaagttagtttaaaatcaattgcaaaatttgccaccgaacaaacagacaaacaaacaagaaagcgagttaataaaaacatggtaataataataaaaataggttTATATAACGTATCACAATCTTTTATAAATTATAGAAGGGGAACAAATAATATTCCTtaacataaatttatttattaatttaataaaattagttACATCAGTTTagctttaaacaatttatttgtaATTATGTAATATAATATGCAGAAATATTCACTACTTAAGAATGAAAAGTAACGTTTAATGTTGGTTTCTATTGTAGAAGTGGTCGACGCTTGTACCGGGATTCCTGCTCTCCAAATGGGCGAGAGTATGCCAAATATCGCCACGGATATGGATATCATTTCTTACAAGATTCCTCTCGGAATAACTGCCTCCATCTGTCCATTTAATTTTCCTGCGATGATACCCCTTTGGTCGTTTCCGGTCTCGGTTGCATGCGGAAATGCCACCATTTTGAAACCGTCAGAACGTGTGCCAGGCGCTTCAATGATCCTGGCTGATCTGTTTACAAAGGCTGGTGCTCCGCCAGGTCTGTTGAATGTTATACACGGTCAACATGCCGCTGTTGATTTCATCTGCGAGCATCCGGACATCAAGGCAGTTTCCTTCGTTGGATCCGATCAAGCGGTATGTTGTGTAATAAAAGTTGATTCGTGTACACCGCTCTCAGAACCATATACATAGTTCCAGTAAAGATACGATACTGAATTCGGGTGATCTACTCTCTTCATATTGAtacacttacatcattcttgACAAATCTTTAGATGAATTCATATATTTACTCTCTTAAATGATTCCATGTACAGTGGCAGACAAAAGAAACTTCAAATAGTAATAACACACAGGGTGGAGTCACCTAAGATTTTCACCGAAAATATGTtcgttgtttttagtaatacaagaaaatgtttcaggaAGAAAATGTTTGATTCAGTGGGGCAATTATTGTGATGGAGAAGTTTCGTTTCTCTAGGTTATATTCTCGTTTTCTTACATGGGTGTTTATTGTTCGTGGCAATATACAAAgtactgttcagagaaagagtttaaactagcgggacgggaacggggcTAGACGAACGCAAAGACGATCTGAATGGTCGggcttctttccccgttcccgtcccgctagtttacactctttcTCTGGACAGTACCTGTACATTGGAAGATTGTTGTAATTCctagtaaaaatagatttaagTGAAACGATATGTAAAACAACGGTGAGGCTGGTTTGAGAACGGCGCGGCGAGAGAAATGTTATTTTGTTTATTCGTTGCTGTGTAGCCAAGCGTGCGCAAACAGCTGAGAGGCTGTTTGTGGCCGTTAAGGGTGACGGTCCGAATTTGACCTTggtcgagcgagagtgtggtggcaccctTACACGCCGTTAGATACATATACGTACATGAGGTTACAAGGGCTCCGTACTTTTCAaaccacgtctcgctaatgcacatttggggcccctacgtagtctcaatcgctagataaaagacccaccaagTGCTCTTGGTGtctaaaatggcctactttCGCGTTTTCGAGGCttagttttcattattcggcaacaTATAGCGAAGTTCGAGAAGCAAagggcggcgcgacagtgctgccactgtcaagacacatacattttcttaaatatcgagagatttagggttcttatagaaaaaacatacaccaagcgcacttgcagggacacatacaatgtcaatgcaacctttattatgttaaaatatacgtgtttaaacacacagttcgaTATTTACGAAGTACACCCCTAAACGGAGAGTTTCGGCACAAGTATCAATTCCATGGCATTTTTAGCTAGGAGCGCTAATGTCTGTTTCTCATCATTcagtcactgttttaccgatacattgactgaatcggtaaaacagtgactgAATATTATTATAGAGAAAGAAGAACGGACTATATGATGTGCTGATTTTTTTATAGGGAAAATACATTTACAAACAGAGTAGCGCTCACGGTAAACGCGTGCAGTGCAACATGGGCGCAAAGAATCATTGTGTCGTTCTACCGGACGCAAACAAGAACAAGACAATTTCACAAATCGTGGGAGCCGCATTTGGAGCTGCTGGTCAGAGATGCATGGCTCTTTCGGTGGCAATATTCGTCGGTAAATCGAAAGACTGGGTTCCAGAGTTGGTAGAGGCTgcgaaaaaattgaaggtcaatGCTGGACATGTACCTGGTACCGACCTTGGACCAGTTATATCGCCACAGTCGAAGGAAAGAATACACCGACTAATAGAGTCGGGGGTGAAAGAGAACGCCACGTTGGCTCTCGATGGTAGAAGACTAGTGGTGAAAGGTTTCGAAAAAGGCAATTTCGTTGGTCCCACCGTGCTGACGAATGTGCAGGTTTGTATTATTTAAGGGAAGCAGTAACGTAACACGCTGAAAATATGGCAAATTTTAGGAACTTTTTGTGGAAAAACATGTGTATGTCCCCCAtacttttttttaacttttcgtGTGTTGTTCGTTTACGTTGTTTAATATTCTCTTTATTGTCTCGTATTATTCTTTTGAACGAAAGAGGGTAGTTAtactatattttaattattcacaCATTTACGAATTGATTGTTGTATGTAAACTATTATAAACCCATTGATGTATGCAAGTGCCCTTAAAAATCATGCAAACTCGGAACAATTTATCTAATAACTTCAAATCAATAATACAACTAATTGTGAAACTtagtacagtaatgtctctattgacgcaaaagcctcggggggattcgGTTGCGTCGATCGTAGACAGGTAGCTATTTTTGGAGTTTCAAAGGCCgaaccgaacgtagagaaggacagtgcGTGTGAAGCGAGACCACACGCAGgcgcagtgatgccagatgaggggagtcacggtgaaatgatgtaccccctctctgatgacggcGAATGAGTGGGGATAATGGGatacacgttgcgcgtgcgcgatggggaccgtggagtgtgcaCCTGCGCACAGttctggaatggaatagtggaaggggcaaggaggagagtacatgagctccgtttggagctcattctggcatcactgcgcaggcgtttgaactgtgccgacgactgcgcctctccgcgtctctttcttccccatacgctgtccttccttgcgcccgaaacgttcatcgtcaattaaacaactaaatacagttgaaattatatcgtgtttggtcttattttaatcagaaacatGCGACAagtatattggtaaaagtttcataaaaaaataagtaataataaaaaagattttatattggtattacattgtgaggacgcacgggcctttgcaACTGTGCGACGACTGCGACTTTccacgtcgcattagtagtagttcacaccgacatacccgagccgaggtcagattactacagtggaagGGATAATTTTTGCGATTATCGTGTACGACCTTTTTGCGTTTatggaggatttactgtagttGAATCTAAAAGGATCCATATGCAACActatttattttacaaattaatacaaatttaatt
The sequence above is drawn from the Lasioglossum baleicum chromosome 8, iyLasBale1, whole genome shotgun sequence genome and encodes:
- the LOC143211680 gene encoding putative methylmalonate-semialdehyde/malonate-semialdehyde dehydrogenase [acylating], mitochondrial isoform X1 encodes the protein MALFVRIAKCEARVALRSYSSTVSTVKMYIDGQFVESKATEFTDVHDPATNELLCRTPKCTKEEMEMAVRSAKDAYEKWKNSSILTRQTLMLRYQTLIRENSKMIAENMVKENGKTMADAEGDVLRGLQVVDACTGIPALQMGESMPNIATDMDIISYKIPLGITASICPFNFPAMIPLWSFPVSVACGNATILKPSERVPGASMILADLFTKAGAPPGLLNVIHGQHAAVDFICEHPDIKAVSFVGSDQAGKYIYKQSSAHGKRVQCNMGAKNHCVVLPDANKNKTISQIVGAAFGAAGQRCMALSVAIFVGKSKDWVPELVEAAKKLKVNAGHVPGTDLGPVISPQSKERIHRLIESGVKENATLALDGRRLVVKGFEKGNFVGPTVLTNVQPSMECYTEEIFGPVLSCIFTDTLDEAINIINKCPYGNGTAVFTTNGATARTFANRIEAGQVGINVPIPVPLPMFSFTGNKGSFLGDNHFYGKHGINFHTQTKTITQLWRSGDASDIASSTVMPTMQ
- the LOC143211680 gene encoding putative methylmalonate-semialdehyde/malonate-semialdehyde dehydrogenase [acylating], mitochondrial isoform X3, whose amino-acid sequence is MEMAVRSAKDAYEKWKNSSILTRQTLMLRYQTLIRENSKMIAENMVKENGKTMADAEGDVLRGLQVVDACTGIPALQMGESMPNIATDMDIISYKIPLGITASICPFNFPAMIPLWSFPVSVACGNATILKPSERVPGASMILADLFTKAGAPPGLLNVIHGQHAAVDFICEHPDIKAVSFVGSDQAGKYIYKQSSAHGKRVQCNMGAKNHCVVLPDANKNKTISQIVGAAFGAAGQRCMALSVAIFVGKSKDWVPELVEAAKKLKVNAGHVPGTDLGPVISPQSKERIHRLIESGVKENATLALDGRRLVVKGFEKGNFVGPTVLTNVQPSMECYTEEIFGPVLSCIFTDTLDEAINIINKCPYGNGTAVFTTNGATARTFANRIEAGQVGINVPIPVPLPMFSFTGNKGSFLGDNHFYGKHGINFHTQTKTITQLWRSGDASDIASSTVMPTMQ
- the LOC143211680 gene encoding putative methylmalonate-semialdehyde/malonate-semialdehyde dehydrogenase [acylating], mitochondrial isoform X2; its protein translation is MRESKATEFTDVHDPATNELLCRTPKCTKEEMEMAVRSAKDAYEKWKNSSILTRQTLMLRYQTLIRENSKMIAENMVKENGKTMADAEGDVLRGLQVVDACTGIPALQMGESMPNIATDMDIISYKIPLGITASICPFNFPAMIPLWSFPVSVACGNATILKPSERVPGASMILADLFTKAGAPPGLLNVIHGQHAAVDFICEHPDIKAVSFVGSDQAGKYIYKQSSAHGKRVQCNMGAKNHCVVLPDANKNKTISQIVGAAFGAAGQRCMALSVAIFVGKSKDWVPELVEAAKKLKVNAGHVPGTDLGPVISPQSKERIHRLIESGVKENATLALDGRRLVVKGFEKGNFVGPTVLTNVQPSMECYTEEIFGPVLSCIFTDTLDEAINIINKCPYGNGTAVFTTNGATARTFANRIEAGQVGINVPIPVPLPMFSFTGNKGSFLGDNHFYGKHGINFHTQTKTITQLWRSGDASDIASSTVMPTMQ